A portion of the Thalassotalea sp. LPB0316 genome contains these proteins:
- the ppk1 gene encoding polyphosphate kinase 1 encodes MDTPYYNKELSWLSFNERVLQEAADPNVPLIERIRFLGIYSSNLDEFFRVRAANIYRQSLLEAANVETEQLENMKWSVLFNKISDKVNLLTQQFQSYANAAFDELAKHNIDLIFNTEQSQNFAKKLSSKQRIWLKTFFEHQVIRHVTPIIISNKTQLAECLDDDGIYLLVALNKDENTQYALVEIPRDEIKRFIILPKDNIDEVQRIVMLDDILHYFLDDIFSGIFDYDQIEAYSIKLTRDAEYNLNDEIDQSLLDKMSKGLKQRLKADPVRLGYDRHMPAYMLKFLRKELKIKKADNLVAGVRYRHFKDFTGFPNLGEHSLEKTDLVALEAANIKLANSIFDAIKQEDILVYYPYYKFRHFTEFVRQASYDPAVKQIKINIYRVAKKSEIIHSLIEAVKNGKQVTVVVELKARFDEEANIEWSKLMKDAGIKVEFGIESLKIHSKLCLISREEHGNLVNYAHIGTGNFHEKNARIYTDFSLFTCHKEITQEVENVFSFIAHSYKRFRFNHLIVSPLTSRRRLYQLIDNEIENANQGKISGIDLKLNNLVDKGLINRLYQASNAGVKIRLLIRGMCTLVPGVKGFSENITAISIVDQFLEHPRVMVFYNQGDKQVLITSADWMERNIDQRVEVACPIYAPHLKQRILDILEFHFKDNVKARIIDRRQKNHYVKNTTGQAVRSQLAIYDYLRDVEDKSLKHLLAKQLTHE; translated from the coding sequence ATGGACACGCCCTATTACAACAAAGAGCTAAGTTGGCTGTCATTTAATGAACGTGTACTGCAAGAAGCGGCCGATCCTAATGTACCGCTGATCGAAAGGATACGCTTTTTGGGTATTTACTCGTCTAACTTAGATGAGTTTTTTCGCGTACGCGCCGCTAATATCTATCGTCAATCATTACTTGAAGCGGCCAATGTTGAAACCGAACAACTTGAGAATATGAAATGGTCGGTACTGTTCAACAAAATTAGCGACAAAGTCAATTTACTCACCCAACAGTTTCAAAGCTATGCGAATGCTGCATTTGACGAATTAGCCAAGCACAATATCGATTTAATTTTCAATACCGAGCAGTCGCAAAACTTTGCCAAAAAGCTCTCCAGTAAACAGCGAATATGGCTCAAAACCTTTTTTGAACATCAAGTCATTCGTCATGTTACACCGATAATTATTTCGAATAAAACCCAGCTTGCTGAATGTTTAGATGACGACGGTATCTATTTACTCGTTGCACTCAACAAAGACGAAAATACCCAATATGCCTTGGTTGAAATCCCGCGTGATGAAATCAAGCGCTTCATTATTTTACCCAAAGATAATATTGATGAAGTGCAGCGCATCGTTATGCTCGATGACATCTTACACTACTTTTTGGACGATATTTTTTCCGGTATTTTCGACTACGACCAAATTGAAGCCTATTCAATCAAGCTAACCCGTGACGCCGAGTACAACCTAAACGACGAAATAGACCAAAGTTTATTAGATAAAATGTCGAAAGGTTTAAAGCAACGTTTAAAAGCCGATCCTGTGCGCTTGGGCTACGACCGACATATGCCTGCGTACATGCTAAAGTTTTTGCGCAAAGAGCTTAAGATCAAAAAAGCCGACAACCTAGTTGCTGGCGTTCGTTACCGCCATTTTAAAGACTTTACTGGTTTTCCTAATCTCGGTGAACATTCGCTAGAGAAAACCGATTTAGTCGCCCTTGAAGCCGCTAATATAAAGCTAGCCAACTCGATATTCGACGCAATTAAACAAGAAGACATTCTCGTCTATTACCCTTACTACAAGTTCCGCCATTTCACCGAGTTTGTTCGCCAAGCATCATACGACCCTGCCGTTAAGCAAATTAAAATTAACATTTATCGCGTAGCCAAAAAGTCGGAGATTATTCACTCACTGATAGAAGCGGTGAAAAATGGTAAGCAAGTGACCGTGGTAGTTGAGCTGAAAGCTCGTTTTGATGAAGAAGCGAATATCGAGTGGTCAAAATTAATGAAGGATGCTGGCATTAAAGTGGAATTTGGCATTGAGTCATTAAAAATCCATTCAAAGCTATGCTTAATTAGCCGAGAAGAGCATGGCAATTTAGTTAACTATGCGCATATTGGCACAGGAAACTTTCACGAAAAAAACGCTCGAATTTATACCGATTTCTCACTATTTACTTGCCATAAAGAGATCACTCAAGAAGTTGAAAACGTTTTCTCTTTTATTGCCCATAGCTACAAGCGTTTTCGATTTAATCATTTAATTGTTTCGCCGTTGACATCACGCCGCCGGTTATATCAATTAATTGACAACGAAATTGAAAATGCCAACCAAGGCAAAATTTCAGGCATCGATCTCAAGCTTAATAATTTGGTTGATAAAGGTTTAATCAATCGGCTTTATCAGGCCAGTAATGCGGGGGTGAAAATACGCCTATTAATACGTGGTATGTGTACCCTAGTGCCAGGCGTTAAAGGCTTTAGTGAGAACATCACCGCTATTTCAATAGTCGACCAATTTCTTGAGCACCCACGCGTTATGGTGTTTTATAACCAAGGTGATAAACAGGTATTGATCACCTCCGCTGACTGGATGGAACGCAATATTGATCAACGCGTTGAAGTTGCTTGCCCAATATACGCACCACATTTAAAACAGCGAATCCTAGATATCCTTGAGTTTCACTTTAAAGATAATGTCAAAGCGCGAATCATCGATCGTCGACAAAAGAACCATTACGTTAAGAACACCACGGGACAAGCCGTACGCTCACAGTTAGCGATATATGACTATTTGAGAGACGTTGAAGATAAGTCACTTAAGCACCTTTTAGCAAAGCAATTAACCCATGAATGA
- a CDS encoding glycine cleavage system protein R, whose product MKHLVISFICDDKPGLVDALSRTISEHQGNWQTSSLHHLSGKFAGILEVSVDESQYAPMTTALEQLTDFNLQLVDAPNPTEKRGKSISLSLTANDRAGIVQDISSVIHQNHGNLIKLVSQQQSAPHSGQLMFTAKVIISVSENDVDSLIEALEAIENDLMVDINESYGI is encoded by the coding sequence ATGAAGCATTTAGTTATTTCCTTTATTTGTGATGACAAGCCCGGTCTCGTTGACGCTTTGTCTCGCACGATTTCCGAGCACCAAGGTAACTGGCAAACAAGTAGTCTGCATCATCTATCAGGAAAATTTGCCGGTATTTTAGAAGTTTCGGTTGATGAAAGCCAATACGCGCCGATGACGACAGCACTAGAGCAGTTAACCGATTTCAACTTACAGCTAGTCGACGCGCCAAATCCAACGGAAAAACGCGGTAAATCAATAAGTTTATCTTTAACTGCTAATGATCGCGCCGGCATTGTTCAAGATATTTCTTCAGTTATCCATCAAAACCACGGCAACCTGATCAAGTTAGTCTCTCAGCAGCAAAGTGCACCACACTCTGGCCAATTAATGTTTACTGCAAAGGTCATTATTTCCGTCAGTGAAAATGATGTAGATAGCCTCATTGAAGCGCTTGAAGCAATTGAAAATGACTTAATGGTTGATATCAACGAAAGCTATGGGATTTAA
- a CDS encoding PilZ domain-containing protein, translating into MENRRQFTRILFAIDAQLIIDDQRYLVSIHDISLNGALVSHPCFGDSFIKKIGTLTFELIDNERVEMHVAVMHESENELGLRCNAMDIDSMSHLRRMIELNLGDDSQLHKELSQLTRVDHQ; encoded by the coding sequence ATGGAGAATAGACGTCAATTTACCCGTATATTGTTTGCCATCGATGCTCAATTAATCATAGATGATCAACGATATCTGGTATCCATTCACGATATATCGCTTAACGGAGCGCTAGTAAGCCATCCGTGCTTTGGTGATTCATTTATTAAGAAAATTGGTACATTAACCTTTGAGTTAATCGATAATGAGCGCGTAGAAATGCACGTTGCAGTTATGCACGAGAGTGAGAATGAATTGGGCTTGCGTTGTAACGCCATGGATATTGATAGCATGTCTCATTTACGCAGGATGATTGAACTCAACTTAGGTGACGACAGCCAACTCCACAAAGAGTTATCTCAGCTAACACGCGTTGATCATCAATAA